DNA from Coffea arabica cultivar ET-39 chromosome 10c, Coffea Arabica ET-39 HiFi, whole genome shotgun sequence:
TCTGCAGACACCATGCAGCAATCTCCATCATCTCCACAGCTTCTTGAACGTGGATTAGCATGTCCAAATTATTCTTGTCGACCATGTCTTGAAGTCTTTCTTCTTCTGCTTTCCTCTTGAAAATACTAAGCAAATGCTTGTCTTCCTCGATCTTAGACCAATCCACATTCTTCCGCCCACAAATGATTTCCAGCATCACGATGCCAAAGCTATAAACATCCACTTTTTCCGtgatcactgagctcaaccatTCAGGAGCCAAATATCCTGGTGTTCCTCTCATCCTTGTATTAACTCTACTCTGATCCTTTTCGACTAGCTTTGACAATCCAAAATCAGCAACTTTTGcattgaaattttgatctaAAAGGATGTTTTGCGGTTTTATgtcaaaatgaattattttgtgACTGCAGTCTTCATGGAGATAAGCCAATCCCTTAGCAATGTCTGTGATGATTCTTCTCCTTGCATTCCATGGAAGAGATTGGCTGTTCTTTCCACCACAGATCCATTTATCCAAAGATCCGTTAGCCATGTATTCATAAACCAAAAGCCGGTGCAATTTATGAAAACAAAAACCAATGAGTTTTACCAAGTTGACATGGTGGATGCTACCAATTATCTGCACTTCCGCTAAAAATGAGTCCTTCACTTGACCCGAACCATCAAGACACTTGACTGCTATCTTCGTGCCATCACTTAGAACTCCTTCATAAACTGAACCAAATCCTCCTTGCCCAAGTTTTTTGCTAAAATCTTCTGTCATTGATTTCAACTTCTCATAGGAGTATCTGGTAGGCATTCCTGGTAACTGGTTCAGAAAATGCCCCTCAGTTTCTTCGGAATCCTCTAATATTCTCCTTAAAAGAATCAGGCAATAGCAGATTAAACTTACTACACAAGCTAAAACCGCAAATGTACATCCCAGTATGGTTTGTTTAATATCcgacgacgacgacgacgacgacgacgatgacgacgacgacgacgacgacgatgacgacgacgacgacgacgacgacgaGTGGACGTAAACATCTTGCACCTTAACAAGGACAGTTGTATTATAAGGAGGTCTTATATTATCCTCATTGTTAATAATAGAGAAAACTTCATTTAGCAATAAGCAATTGCCGTTGCTTTCTAGAACACTATCCCTTTGATCTGTATAATAAAAGAGAGCTGCTTTGCATGAACAGTTGCTTAGACACTTACTTTTGCAGTCCTCCATTCCCATATTTGCTTTGTCTAAGCTTGAATCAACTGCAAAGTAAGATGTATTTGTTAGCTCCAGAAGAGTATGATCACGGGAGTCATCACAGAAAATTGGAGTGACCCGTGAGCATCCAAGATTGGGTTGTCTGAAATTTATTTGGCTGAAATAGCTTTTCTCTTGGTCATTGGTTGTTTCAATACAACCACATTGACCCTTTGAACAGACACCATAGTTGCCACAGACCATTGGGTATCCACAATCACCAACATATGGGTCCAAAAGATCAATGACTTCCACAAATCTCATATCTCTCCACTGATATACCTTTAAATGCCCATCAGGCTCAAACTTTATGAATTGAGCTCCTGATGCAGGAGGAATTGTCAGGTCGTTTAAGCTTCCATTTCGGAACTCATAAAAAGGATAGCTGTTCGTGCCAGACACATAGTATCTTTGTGGCGGATCAGACTCTATATAAGCTGATAAACCATTAGAGCCAACAGCAAGAGAAAGCCGACCTTGACTCCAATTGGTTGCTGAATCGCTAGCTCTCAGCTTCTGCCCAGGACCCAACTTCTGTCCCAGAAGTAACGAGTCGGTGGGATGATCAAAAGACTCCCAAATGGATTCATTCTTGGGGCCAAATAGCACAAGGTTTCCCATTTTTGTCAACTTCAATCCCGAAACCAGCTTTCCTCTTGTATGGCTGGACCATATTAAGGTGCCATCAGAATTTGCCAAGACCAGATCTCCATCTTGCCTAAGTTGCAATGTTGCATTACTGTGAACTGGATTATTCCTGTTAGCAGACCAGACTAATTCTGGGGACTGCAGATATTCATCATTACTCCGCCTACTTTGAGAAATGAGGACTCCAAAGACGCATTGATTACCTTCCATGTTACAGTAGAAGCCGCACACATACCTTGGTCCATCACTTCCTCTCAGTAGGATGGGTATCACTATATTACCACCTGTGCTATTGATCATCAGGGACTCAGAGGCCTGGTTGATCCAGGAAGCAGGAAGATAGGCAGTTGaattataattttctttttgggcTGTCAAAGATGACATGGAAGACAGAAGCAGACTAGAAAGAAAAATGGCATAAAGTAATCTCTGCTTTACATCCATATTTTGGCTTAGAGAGTTTGTTCTGGTTTTATAAACTTGCAAAAAGATAATATGGAAATAGGTTTGTCTTGGCTTAGAATAGAAATTGAGCCAAGTTAGGATAGACATTCTCTTTTTTCGTCATATATATATGGATTCTCCATTTGGCTGTGATCTGCCTTGATTTCCATTATTCGGATGGATGGACATTTGTTAGTATTTCCTTAGAACTTGCTAAGCTTGACTTTCTTTGGAGTTTACTTAGACTAAACAATGATAGAACATAATGTGAATGCAAAGTCGTGTGTTAACGTATGAATTGGGCATCTTTTAATTTCTCTGGAACACAGAAATTTCTTTGAAGTCCTTCACTCCTTTTCTCGTAGAAATTCACTGATAtaaggagaggaaaaagaaaacgcgtttggaaaaaaaaattccatgaTGGTGGCAGTCAAGTCAAACAACGATTTATCATAGAGGAGGTTCATTTTACGTTTCTCAAGTTGAGATCTCTCTCTACATATGTATCTATCTGTACT
Protein-coding regions in this window:
- the LOC113714112 gene encoding G-type lectin S-receptor-like serine/threonine-protein kinase SD2-5, translating into MDVKQRLLYAIFLSSLLLSSMSSLTAQKENYNSTAYLPASWINQASESLMINSTGGNIVIPILLRGSDGPRYVCGFYCNMEGNQCVFGVLISQSRRSNDEYLQSPELVWSANRNNPVHSNATLQLRQDGDLVLANSDGTLIWSSHTRGKLVSGLKLTKMGNLVLFGPKNESIWESFDHPTDSLLLGQKLGPGQKLRASDSATNWSQGRLSLAVGSNGLSAYIESDPPQRYYVSGTNSYPFYEFRNGSLNDLTIPPASGAQFIKFEPDGHLKVYQWRDMRFVEVIDLLDPYVGDCGYPMVCGNYGVCSKGQCGCIETTNDQEKSYFSQINFRQPNLGCSRVTPIFCDDSRDHTLLELTNTSYFAVDSSLDKANMGMEDCKSKCLSNCSCKAALFYYTDQRDSVLESNGNCLLLNEVFSIINNEDNIRPPYNTTVLVKVQDVYVHSSSSSSSSSSSSSSSSSSSSSSSSSSDIKQTILGCTFAVLACVVSLICYCLILLRRILEDSEETEGHFLNQLPGMPTRYSYEKLKSMTEDFSKKLGQGGFGSVYEGVLSDGTKIAVKCLDGSGQVKDSFLAEVQIIGSIHHVNLVKLIGFCFHKLHRLLVYEYMANGSLDKWICGGKNSQSLPWNARRRIITDIAKGLAYLHEDCSHKIIHFDIKPQNILLDQNFNAKVADFGLSKLVEKDQSRVNTRMRGTPGYLAPEWLSSVITEKVDVYSFGIVMLEIICGRKNVDWSKIEEDKHLLSIFKRKAEEERLQDMVDKNNLDMLIHVQEAVEMMEIAAWCLQSDFTKRPSMSLLVKVLDGLVAPETNLDYDFTKPSVVETRAAGHLVIEADNIASQLLPSALSGPR